AAGTCCATGCGGCTCATGCCCGGCTTGCGGGGCAGGCCCGCGGTGACCACGCACACGTCCGAGCCTGCGGTCTCTTCGTAGGTGTTCGTGCCCACGATGCGGGTCTCGAACCCTTCGATCGAACGGGACTGCATCATGTCGAGCGCGAGGCCCTGAGGCAGCCCCTCGACGATGTCGGTCATGACGATCTCGTCGATAACCTTGGATTCCGCCAGCCGCTGAACTGTCGTAGATCCGTATTTGCCGGCGCCGACGACCGTTACTTTCATCGCAGCTCCTCCATCTTCAGGATGACGCCATCGGCGACCTGGCTTGTCCCGACGGCCGTGGGGTCGTCGCGACGCGCCTTGAGGTCGTAGGTGACGTACTTGCCTTCCTTGATGACCGCGGCGAGCGCGTTCTCCAACAAGTCCGCCGCCTCGATCTCTTCCAGGTGCCGCAGCATCAGGACACCCGAGAACATCATTGCCATCGGGTTGACCTTGTTCTGACCCTTGTACTTGGGCGCGCTTCCGTGAGTTGCCTCGAACACCGCAACCTCGTCACCGATGTTCGCGCCCGGCGCGACACCGAGTCCGCCGATGAGGCCGGCACACAGGTCGCTGATGATGTCGCCGTACAGGTTCGGAAGAACCAGGACGTCGTACTCCTCGGGGCGCTTGACCAACTGCATCGAAACGTTGTCCACGATGCGATCATCGAACTCGATCTCAGGGTAGCCCTTGGCGACCTCGCCGGCAGTGCGAAGGAACAGACCGTCGGAGAACTTCATGATGTTGGACTTGTGGACCGCGGTGACCTTCTTGCGGCCGTTCTGGCGCGCGTAGTCGAAGGCGAACTTGGTGATGCGCGCGCTGCCCGAGATCGAGATCGGCTTGATCGTGATACCGGAGTCTTCCTTGATCTGCTTGGACTGAATGTCGTTCAGGAAGTCGATGACCTTCTTGGCGTCGTCGGTCCCCTGCTCGAACTCGATTCCCGCGTACAGGTCCTCGGTATTCTCGCGAACGATGACGATGTTGGCGCCGGGGAACGTGCCGGGGATTCCCTCGTAGTACTTGCACGGACGCAAGCACGCGTAGAGGTCGAGTTCCTTGCGAAGCGCAACGTTCACGCTGCGGAAGCCGCCGCCGATCGGAGTGGTGATCGGACCCTTGATGGCGATCTTGTTGGTCCGGATCGACTCGAGGACGTGCTCGGGCAGCGGGGTCCCGTACTTGTCCATCACGTCGGCGCCGGCGTCCTGCACGTCCCAGTCGAACGCGACGCCGGTGCCTTCGAGAACCCGACGAGTTGCCTCGGATAGCTCGGGACCGACACCGTCACCAGGAACAAGCGTCACACGATATGCCATAGAAACTTTCCTCCCTCATGGAGAACACGAAGTCTGGTTCGAATAGATGCGCGCGCCATTATCGCGCGTCTAGTGCGCGCCGCTCAAAGCGACCCCGGGCGCGCGGCTCACCAATGCCCCACCAAGATCCGTCCCAGTGTTCCTGCCAGCGCCGCGAGCACGCCGACCCTGCGCGTCCAACGCCCTGCGGTTCGAAGAAGTTCCCTGCGACGCGCGCGCTCGGGGGCCGAGCGCATCCGTGCGAGCACCCCGAAACCGATCCCCACCGCGGCCACCACGGCGCCGTAGCCCCCGGTGGCGGCGAAGTACCGAGGGGTCGGGGTGGAGATCGTTGCCTGGGTGACCACGCCGATGGTGCCCACGAGCAGCGCAAGGCCCCCGACCAGCACGACATAGGGGATGGCTCGACGGTATCCCATCTTTACGCCGCGAGCGATCATGTCCGCGCGCTCGGGTATAGGACCTCGCGTCACGGCCACAAGTAGCAGGCCATATAGCAGCACGCCTGCCCCCCAGACGACCAGGAAGGAGTACGCCTTCATTTCGTCGGACCGATGGGGTACATGGCCACGCCCGCGAGCGCAGCCGCCAGCCGCGTGGCATCGCTTAGCGTCTTGTACCCGGCCACCGTCAACCCGACGCCCACCGCGAACTGCGTGGCGCTATCTCCGCACGGGGTCGCGGCGTCGTCGTCAAGACAGTCCATGGCCGTCACGCCGAACGCACCCACGACCCCGGCGAGTGCAGCGGGGCCGACGCTCGCCTCCAGAGCGGCAACCGTTGCAGCCGACAGGGTGACGGTGCCTGCGGCCACGGCGAGCAGACCCGCCGTAGCCACCACGGCCACCACACCTGCGGCGATGGCTATCCCCTGAAAGACACTGCGCCAGGGGAACAAGCCGAGTGGATCGATCAACACCGTTGGGCGGTTGTTCGCATACACGTACGCACTGACGTAGGGAGTCCCAGTGCGGGACGCGACGGGATCCACTTGCAGGAACCTGCCAAGGCTCGGATCCATGGCGCGCGAA
This portion of the Actinomycetota bacterium genome encodes:
- a CDS encoding isocitrate/isopropylmalate dehydrogenase family protein gives rise to the protein MAYRVTLVPGDGVGPELSEATRRVLEGTGVAFDWDVQDAGADVMDKYGTPLPEHVLESIRTNKIAIKGPITTPIGGGFRSVNVALRKELDLYACLRPCKYYEGIPGTFPGANIVIVRENTEDLYAGIEFEQGTDDAKKVIDFLNDIQSKQIKEDSGITIKPISISGSARITKFAFDYARQNGRKKVTAVHKSNIMKFSDGLFLRTAGEVAKGYPEIEFDDRIVDNVSMQLVKRPEEYDVLVLPNLYGDIISDLCAGLIGGLGVAPGANIGDEVAVFEATHGSAPKYKGQNKVNPMAMMFSGVLMLRHLEEIEAADLLENALAAVIKEGKYVTYDLKARRDDPTAVGTSQVADGVILKMEELR